A genomic segment from Toxotes jaculatrix isolate fToxJac2 chromosome 6, fToxJac2.pri, whole genome shotgun sequence encodes:
- the plpp2b gene encoding phospholipid phosphatase 2b, with product MNGKKMKEMRKKKLYVVMDVLCVLVAALPFIIMTIVFKPYQRGVYCDDESIKYPLKPDTITHGMLAAVTISCTVIIISSGEAYLVYSKRIYSNSDFNQYVAALYKVVGTFLFGAAVSQSLTDLAKFTIGRPRPNFLAVCGPKICKGYMQMINCTGKPEDVTESRLSFYSGHSSFGMYCMLFLALYVQARLVAKWARLLRPTIQFFLVAFAVYVGYTRVSDYKHHWSDVLVGLLQGALVAVLNVRFVSDFFKKRPPRCTRQDAADSEEPERKPSLQIADSEHTNHYNYHHSPGPV from the exons ATGAACGgaaagaagatgaaggagatgaggaagaagaagctGTACGTGGTGATGGACGTGCTGTGCGTTTTAGTTG CGGCATTGCCCTTCATCATTATGACTATCGTATTCAAGCCATATCAAAGGGGTGTTTACTGTGACGACGAGAGCATCAAGTACCCCCTAAAACCAGACACCATCACCCATGGCATGCTGGCAGCCGTCACCATATCCTGCACTGTCATCATT ATCTCTTCTGGAGAGGCTTATCTGGTTTACAGCAAGAGGATTTACTCTAATTCAGATTTCAACCAGTATGTGGCTGCACTCTACAAGGTAGTGGGCACCTTCTTATTTGGAGCAGCTGTCAGCCAGTCACTGACAGACCTTGCCAAGTTCACTATCGGCCGCCCGAGACCTAACTTCTTGGCTGTGTGTGGCCCCAAGATCTGCAAGGGATACATGCAGATGATCAACTGCACAGGCAAACCAGAGGACGTCACAGAGTCTAG ATTGTCCTTCTACTCTGGTCACTCCTCTTTTGGAATGTACTGCATGCTCTTCCTTGCA CTATATGTGCAGGCGAGGCTCGTGGCTAAGTGGGCCAGACTCCTCCGGCCCACCATCCAGTTCTTCCTGGTGGCCTTCGCGGTATACGTGGGTTACACCCGAGTCTCTGATTACAAGCACCACTGGAGCGACGTGCTGGTGGGGCTGCTGCAGGGAGCGCTTGTTGCTGTACTCAAT gtGCGCTTTGTGTCAGACTTCTTTAAGAAGCGTCCTCCACGTTGCACTAGGCAAGACGCGGCTGATAGCGAAGAGCCAGAGAGAAAACCCAGCCTGCAGATTGCAGACTCCGAGCACACCAACCATTACAACTACCACCACAGTCCAGGACCTGTGTGA
- the mier2 gene encoding mesoderm induction early response protein 2, producing MRYSDEGPQQGKQKSEQALEEWEENSPRLMKMAAQSHTASELPLEELLALYGYTVSDPEKETCRMAASLPGMTLDKDQITEDLFPGEGEEESSADDLTPSVTSNTSDLLRRLQGGDKDTLVSPSDEDSDSASVPSNEEHKEIMVGSMYQAKIPPLSPYTYQERAYSSEDQLLWKPGVLPVQEVEDFLLNTQRPRGQEGAAYTPMQGDTVRDNEQALYELIKCNFNAEEALRRLRFNVKVFSDELCLWSEEECRNFEHGYRVYGKNFHLIQANKVRTRSVGECVEYYYMWKKSDRHEYFTQQATRLSRKKYSLQSGSMEDGDQDVEVGELEGSNNSSGLSSHSSVGPGQPESPLPPQSNLDLDKRDDELVMGLSELCGDGCPQQLFGCPFALPPLDDLLDPGSDSCCPSAPVQLQSQPSTLSSQWACGSPPSCCDDHCLPGSCFYQLHMRGGPFVSEDPNSGAPGSGTGSPHGLQVEFSLPSASPPSSAVLPSHFQAFGSLLHPSPVQHSHSFTQ from the exons ATGAGGTACAGCGATGAAGGCCCTCAGCAGGGGAAGCAGAAGTCTGAACAGGCCTTagaggagtgggaggagaaCTCTCCTCGCCTCATGAAGATGGCAGCGCAATCACACACT GCCAGTGAGCTTCCtttggaggagctgctggctcTGTATGGCTACACAGTGTCAGACCCAGAGAAGGAGACCTGTCGCATGGCTGCCAGTCTGCCAGGCATGACACTGGACAAG GATCAGATAACTGAGGATCTCTTTCCTGGGGAGGGGGAAGAAGAATCATCCGCTGATGATCTCACCCCTTCAGTCACCTCAAACACCTCAGATCTGCTCCGCCGTCTCCAAG gTGGAGACAAAGACACGTTGGTCAGCCCATCAGATGAGGACTCTGACAGTGCCTCTGTACCCTCCAATGAAGAGCACAAG GAGATCATGGTTGGCTCTATGTACCAGGCAAAAATACCTCCACTCAGTCCGTATACCTACCAGGAGAGGG cctACAGCAGTGAGGACCAGTTGCTGTGGAAGCCAGGTGTTCTGCCGGTGCAGGAAGTGGAGGATTTCTTGCTGAATACACAGAGACCACGTGGCCAGGAGGGGGCAGCATACACACCGATGCAAGGCGACACTGTCCGAGACAACGAACAG GCACTGTATGAACTAATAAAATGCAACTTCAATGCAGAGGAGGCACTGAGACGATTGCGCTTCAACGTAAAGGTTTTCAGTG ATGAGCTGTGTCTCTGGAGTGAGGAGGAGTGCAGGAACTTTGAGCACGGCTATCGAGTTTACGGGAAAAACTTCCACCTCATTCAGGCTAATAAG GTACGAACGCGCTCTGTGGGCGAATGTGTGGAGTATTACTACATGTGGAAGAAGTCTGACCGTCACGAGTATTTTACCCAGCAGGCCACCAGACTCAGCCGCAAGAAATACAGCCTGCAATCAGGGAGCAT GGAGGATGGAGACCAGGATGTGGAGGTTGGGGAGCTGGAAGGAAGCAACAATTCCTCAGGCTTGTCATCTCACAGCTCCGTGGGCCCTGGGCAGCCAGAGTCCCCATTACCTCCACAGTCAAACTTGGATTTGGACAAACGAG ATGATGAGCTGGTGATGGGGCTGTCAGAGCTGTGTGGAGACGGATGTCCTCAGCAGCTGTTTGGCTGTCCCTTCGCTCTGCCACCCCTGGATGACCTGCTGGATCCTGGCTCAGATAGTTGTTGTCCCTCAGCTCCGGTCCAGCTCCAGTCCCAGCCATCTACCCTGAGCTCCCAGTGGGCCTGCGGGAGCCCTCCGTCCTGCTGTGACGACCACTGCCTTCCAGGCTCCTGCTTCTACCAGCTACACATGCGAGGTGGACCTTTTGTTTCTGAGGACCCTAACTCTGGTGCACCTGGCAGTGGGACTGGCAGCCCCCACGGGCTGCAGGTGGAATTTAGCCTACCGTCTGCCTCACCTCCCTCATCTGCTGTCCTCCCATCACACTTCCAAGCATTTGGCAGCCTGCTGCACCCCTCTCCTGTCCAGCATTCCCACTCTTTTACACAGTGA